The following are encoded together in the Acidobacteriota bacterium genome:
- a CDS encoding glycosyltransferase codes for RLAPDLAATAARGLGPRSDVPALLGAADALVLTSDSEGCPNVVLEALAAGTPVVAADVGDIRDMVAPGETGFVVPAGDPDRYVEALCEVIARRDSFAARVAARRQALAERWGVPAMVERTIALWAELARPGAAPPAEPRDAVTPPDPTPLRPTRSP; via the coding sequence GCGGCTGGCTCCCGACCTCGCCGCGACGGCCGCCCGCGGCCTCGGGCCGCGCTCCGACGTTCCCGCCCTGCTCGGCGCTGCGGACGCCCTCGTGCTCACCTCCGACTCGGAGGGTTGCCCGAATGTCGTTCTCGAAGCGCTGGCGGCGGGAACGCCGGTGGTCGCCGCCGACGTGGGGGACATCCGCGACATGGTTGCGCCGGGCGAGACCGGGTTCGTCGTTCCCGCCGGAGATCCGGATCGGTACGTCGAGGCGCTTTGCGAGGTGATCGCGCGGCGGGATTCGTTCGCAGCCCGGGTCGCGGCGCGGCGGCAGGCCCTGGCGGAGCGATGGGGCGTTCCCGCGATGGTGGAAAGGACGATCGCCCTCTGGGCCGAGCTGGCTCGGCCGGGGGCCGCGCCCCCGGCCGAACCCCGGGACGCCGTCACACCGCCTGATCCAACCCCGCTCCGGCCGACGCGGAGCCCGTGA
- a CDS encoding class I SAM-dependent methyltransferase gives MSTYVLMRLFEASPRRYDIGLRVLTLGRIDGVRLRVASLAAAPGVRLLDLGCGTGELSLACAARGAEVIAVDHDPLLLAVARNKLQDRARGGRVRFVEAGAGELAQRFSPASFDAAVSCLCLSEMEPPERGYVLGVVHGLLRPGGRLVVADEVLPRPGPRRVLYRLARAPLAAATRLACAAASRPIADLEAELGAAGFAIERRERRGGLAILAARREER, from the coding sequence GTGAGCACCTACGTGCTGATGCGCCTGTTCGAGGCGTCGCCGAGGCGGTACGACATCGGCCTCCGGGTCCTGACTCTCGGTCGGATCGACGGCGTGCGCCTGAGGGTCGCCTCTCTCGCCGCAGCGCCGGGCGTCCGGTTGCTCGACCTCGGATGCGGCACGGGGGAGCTGAGCCTCGCCTGCGCGGCCCGGGGTGCGGAGGTGATCGCCGTCGATCACGACCCCCTCCTCCTGGCGGTGGCGCGGAACAAGCTCCAGGACCGAGCGCGGGGCGGGCGCGTCCGGTTCGTCGAGGCCGGCGCCGGGGAGCTGGCGCAGCGGTTCTCCCCCGCGAGCTTCGACGCGGCCGTTTCCTGCCTTTGCCTGAGCGAGATGGAGCCGCCCGAGCGCGGTTATGTCCTCGGCGTCGTGCACGGCCTGCTCCGCCCGGGAGGCCGCCTGGTGGTGGCGGACGAGGTGCTTCCCCGTCCCGGGCCGCGACGGGTCCTCTACCGGTTGGCCCGCGCCCCCTTGGCCGCAGCGACGCGCCTGGCCTGCGCCGCGGCGTCGCGGCCGATCGCCGACCTCGAGGCCGAACTCGGCGCGGCGGGGTTCGCCATCGAGCGGAGAGAGCGGCGCGGAGGGCTGGCGATCCTCGCCGCACGCCGGGAGGAGCGGTGA
- a CDS encoding 4Fe-4S dicluster domain-containing protein, producing MSRRARLRELAGSLRDTVLRMFPHRAPTGLLAVGRPGPDSPVLLTGNYTLTVRRVLRALRGVDAWLLVADSRGINVWCAAGGGHLTHHDVITAIRAARLDEKVRHRRIVLPQLAAPGVERRKVAEATGWKVVWGPVRAEDLPAFLGRGLRATREEREVRFSPADRLEMAAVWAGPMTAIAGPVAGLAGGWPVGLAAALLVPVLVGALFLAAGRLPVQGASGAVVYAGAALAGTVAGEGMLALAGAASPGGAVVLLLVLGAAMAVLSIDLAGTTPLMPSTVNRFRKGLDVELLPDRCTGGGECLLVCPRGVLRMDGRRRKAVRERPERCLWCGACIVQCPADAVRFRTRDGRVLPPDEVRGTRLDLLGRRSIRI from the coding sequence GTGAGCCGACGCGCCCGGCTCCGGGAGCTGGCGGGATCGCTGCGGGACACCGTGCTGCGCATGTTCCCGCACCGCGCGCCGACCGGCCTGCTCGCGGTGGGCCGGCCCGGGCCCGACTCCCCCGTGCTCCTGACCGGCAACTACACGCTCACCGTCCGCCGCGTGCTGCGCGCCCTTCGCGGCGTCGACGCCTGGCTGCTCGTCGCCGACAGCCGGGGCATCAACGTGTGGTGCGCCGCCGGCGGAGGCCACCTCACCCACCACGACGTCATTACCGCGATCCGGGCGGCCCGCCTCGACGAGAAGGTCCGCCACCGCCGGATCGTCCTCCCGCAACTGGCGGCCCCCGGGGTGGAGCGCCGGAAGGTGGCCGAGGCGACCGGCTGGAAGGTCGTCTGGGGGCCGGTCCGGGCCGAGGATCTCCCGGCGTTCCTCGGACGGGGGCTGCGGGCGACTCGCGAGGAGCGGGAGGTGCGCTTTTCCCCCGCCGATCGCCTCGAGATGGCGGCCGTGTGGGCGGGTCCGATGACGGCGATCGCGGGGCCGGTCGCCGGCCTGGCAGGGGGCTGGCCGGTCGGGCTGGCGGCGGCGCTGCTGGTTCCGGTCCTGGTGGGAGCGCTGTTCCTCGCGGCGGGACGCCTGCCGGTGCAAGGGGCGTCCGGCGCGGTGGTGTACGCCGGTGCCGCGCTGGCCGGAACCGTCGCGGGGGAAGGGATGCTCGCGCTGGCGGGCGCGGCATCGCCCGGCGGAGCCGTCGTGCTGCTGCTCGTCCTCGGGGCCGCCATGGCCGTGTTGTCGATCGACCTGGCCGGGACGACCCCCCTCATGCCGAGTACCGTCAACCGGTTCCGGAAGGGCCTCGACGTCGAGCTCCTCCCGGACCGCTGCACCGGAGGAGGCGAGTGCCTGCTCGTGTGCCCGCGGGGCGTCCTCCGGATGGATGGGCGCCGCCGGAAGGCCGTGCGGGAGCGCCCGGAACGGTGCCTTTGGTGCGGCGCGTGCATCGTGCAGTGCCCGGCGGACGCGGTGCGCTTCCGCACCCGGGACGGGCGGGTCCTCCCGCCGGACGAGGTGCGCGGCACCCGGCTCGATCTTCTCGGCCGGCGCTCCATCCGGATCTGA
- a CDS encoding MoxR family ATPase: MERTVEIDGVTLHLAQPVARIPRWIGQRDVLLQLLAAWTKVGPEDLPLNPRLLGKPGVGKTTLACAAARELGLEVYVMQATMDTRPEDLIVSPVLAPGGGIRYMASPLVTAMVRGGALVLDEGNRMSEKSWASLAPLLDHRRYVESLVAGIRIDANEQFRFVTTMNEDASTYEIPEYIHSRLMPQIVVDFPEEDEERAILAEHVPFADEAVLAHVLAFLRAAHGRDLRYTVRDGINIARYAMKVLRRGDRSSPEEAVEFALRAALGEDAEELEF, from the coding sequence CTGGAACGGACGGTCGAGATCGACGGCGTGACCCTCCACCTTGCCCAGCCCGTCGCCCGCATACCCCGGTGGATCGGTCAGCGCGACGTCCTGCTCCAGCTTCTCGCGGCGTGGACGAAGGTCGGCCCCGAGGACCTGCCCTTGAACCCCCGTCTGCTCGGCAAGCCCGGCGTGGGCAAGACGACCCTTGCCTGCGCCGCGGCCCGCGAGCTCGGCCTCGAAGTCTACGTGATGCAGGCGACGATGGATACGCGGCCCGAGGACCTCATCGTGTCCCCGGTGCTGGCACCCGGTGGGGGGATCCGCTACATGGCCTCCCCCCTGGTCACCGCCATGGTGCGTGGCGGGGCCCTCGTCCTGGACGAGGGAAACCGGATGAGCGAGAAGTCGTGGGCCTCTCTCGCGCCGCTGTTGGACCACCGGCGTTACGTGGAGAGCCTGGTCGCGGGGATCCGAATCGATGCCAACGAGCAGTTCCGCTTCGTCACCACGATGAACGAGGACGCCTCGACCTACGAGATCCCCGAGTACATCCACTCCAGGCTGATGCCGCAGATCGTCGTCGATTTTCCCGAGGAGGACGAAGAGAGGGCGATCCTGGCCGAACATGTGCCCTTCGCCGACGAGGCGGTTCTCGCGCACGTTCTGGCGTTCCTCAGGGCCGCGCACGGAAGGGACCTGCGCTACACGGTCCGGGACGGAATCAACATCGCCCGATACGCGATGAAGGTCCTGCGGCGGGGCGACCGCTCTTCGCCGGAGGAGGCGGTCGAGTTCGCGCTGCGGGCGGCGCTCGGTGAGGATGCGGAGGAGCTCGAATTCTGA